One Vibrio rumoiensis genomic window, GAACAAAGAAAAAGCCAATAACCGCCACCGCCACTAATTCAGCGCTGATCAAGGTGATGGATTGGCCTTGTGAAAAGCCGCTAATTGCTGAAATTAACAAACCAAATGTCAGCGCATTCATGATAGCGCTTGGAATATCGAAGCGTTGACCGGCTGACTTTTCTTGATTCGCGGGTAAGAATTTAAATGCCAGAATGAGCGCAATGATCCCAATGGGTACGTTGACTAAAAATAGCCACTTCCATGAAGCCACGGCAAGGATGGCCGCCGCCACCGTGGGGCCCGCAGCAGCAGAGACGGCCACTATGAATGAGTTAATTCCCATCCCTCGGCCTAAAAAGCGTTTCGGATAAATTAGCCGAATCAGAGCGGTATTGACGCTCATTAATGCCGCGCCACCAAACCCTTGCAATACACGAGCAAAGGTCAGCATTTCGAGTGAAGTTGAAAGGGCACAAAAGAGAGACGTACAACAGAATATGCCTAAACCGACTTGATAAACGCGTCGATATCCCACCAGATCGCCAATAAAAGACATCGATAAAAGCGAGATGATAATCGCGATTTGGTAGGCATTCACTACCCAAATCGACTCCGCAGGGCTGGCATTAAGATCGCTAGCAATAGTGGGCAGCGCAACATTGGCAATCGCCCCATCTAATACCGCCATGGTAATACCAAAAGCAATAGTGAGAATAGCCCCTAATCGTTGTGGATTGGGTAAACCATCGGTCATTGAATTATTCATTTTTTAAGACACAACATGAAAGGAAGTTAAGAAATATCTTGTAACATAGAAGCGGTCATTCTACGAGTAATAAATCGACCACAATAACGGAGTGGTGATGGTTAAAATAATAGCCTATCTATATGAAGTTAATGATATTTATTATTTACTTTAATTTGTGGTGACAGGCTTGAGTGCAGTGAGTGATGAGGTTTTTAGGTTGCTGAAAAAAGCGCGTCACGTTAGGCTGTCGACAAAATTATTGCAAGATCAAGAGGTTGATGTGGTAACGCAATATCAAGTGTATTTACGTTTAATTTTAATCTGGTTAGGGCTCGCCCTTTTACCGAGTGTTTTATTGTTAACGGATCAGCAAGTTTTCCCTTGGCTTGATCTGTCTCATTGGCCCGCAACATTACTGTACTATTTAACATCGACCGGAACCTCACCCTATGCGATTGTAACGGTGTTGGTGTTTTGGGCGCTTAGCTTTAAGTTTATGAATAAGGTTCATTGGCAGAAAATGGTATTGGCGACACTGTTTGGTTTAACGGTGAGTTTTACGCTGAATCATGGCCTTAAATCGCACTTTGAAGAGCCAAGGCCGAACTTTACATGGTTGAGTCAGCAAGCCGATTCCCCGATTGATTTAGCGACGTTTTATCAGCAAAAAAGCAAGGAACGTCGAGCCGATGTCAAAGCGGCTTTGCACCAGTATCAAGATGAATCCAATTCACAACAGCTCCATACTGTTCCACCAATGAATGTGTCGAAAAGCTTACAACATCATTGGGCCCATGAAGTGGGTTATGCCTTTCCATCGGGTCATACTATTTTTGCCATTACGCTGGTGCTAACCGCAAGCTACTTCTTGCTCCTTTCTGGCGCGACGAGTTTGAATATTATTGTATTTCTATGGGGCCTAGGTATGGGGACCAGCCGCATATTATTAGGTATGCACTGGCCACAAGATGTTCTCGCTTCAACCTGCCTTGCTGCCATCATTAGTGCGTTCAGCATTGTGATTATTGAGAAGCTTTGGGTGAGGTTTAAAGCTAAGTAGTGACTTGGAGTCAGGGCTTATTTACTTGAACCTTAACTTCTACTTGTGCCGAACTGACGGCTTTCGTTACACTGCTGATTGCATTCAAATATTAGGAAAACTGTACATGAAAAAGTTAATTCCGTTTATCGCCTTATTACTTACCGCTAATGTGTATGCTTCTGGGGGTGACCTGAAAGCGACGATGAAAGAAATGAAAATTGAATTCAATCACGCCGCCAAAGCACAGAATATTGATGAAATGAAAGCGCCCGTTGAAAAGCTGACGGCGTTAGTTAATCAAGCCAAGCAAGGCACTTACTCACCAGAAAAACAACAATTGTACTTGGAAGGTTTTAATAAATTGACCACGACATTAGATAGCGTCGAAACGCATCTTGATGCGGGTGAATTTGAGCAAGCAAAAGAAGAGCTACGCCAAGTTGATGATCTTCGTGTTGAATATCATGACAAGCGTAATCCAAGTATTTGGAGTAAGTTGTTCGGTTAAAAATGAATAAAACTGGGTTAGATCTTCTTTTGCTAGAGTGGAAGATCTGACTCGGGTTGTTGATCTATCTATTCATCGAAATAAAGCTTTATCTAGTTTGCCTCCAAAGTGGTTCGGCGTAACCAACCCCATCCAACTTCCCCTTATATCGACTTCTACTGCCAAGTGACATTATCTACCAAGGGGAAGAGCTGTTCTTTGTCGCTTTTACTCTCATGTTTACTATGGTTAATTGAATGCTGTAAGCGACTTAAGTCGTCATGACAGTGGAACCTAAGCAGATCAGGAATAGGTTTATCTAGTGCTGAATGTTGGAAACTTGAAGCTGGTACATCTTAAATATATGCGGAGAAACAACAAGCGATCACCAATAACTCCCTCCCTTTACCAATGAAAAATACTTGGTATCAAGATTGACAGCCAAGGGAGGGCGGGGGAGGGTTGATGTGAGTGACTTATTTATGCCCCGAAATGATTTACGGTTCGAAGTTTGAGTTTATTTTCTTTATGTAAATTTGAGATACCAGTAGTAATTTGGAGTGAATTTCTAGCTAGTAAGGTTAAGGGGATCTGTTCCTCCCTACTTTGGTCCCCCTATTTTATTGATTACTGATGTTTATATAACTTTTAACGTCGTAGTCAGCACGTATCTCAAACGATATAAATAGTTGTGAGATAGGTCGTTGTACGTACGCTTGTATGTGCATATAGTGGTCTAAGTGATTGTTCAGGGGAAGGATGAAAAATGTTAGATTTTAGTCGGTTAGGTGGAACTAATCCTGTTGATAGCTCTTACAACCCACGAGAGATATTTCAGGCCCTTCCTAAGGTTAGTGGGAAATTTCAGTATCCACGTGATGTTCAAAGTCAAGTTTGGACGAAGTGGTATGAAAGAAGGGATACGAATAACTTAGTGATCAAAATGAATACTGGCGGTGGTAAAACGTCAGTAGGTTTACTAGTGCTAAAAAGTTGTTTAAATGAAAAGAAAGGCCCTGCGGTTTATGTTGTGCCAGATAACTACCTTGTTGATCAAGTCGTATTGGAAGCCAAAGAGCTTGGTATTGAAACAACGAAAAATCCGCATGACCCGAGATATCTATCTGGGAATAGCATACTAGTTATCAATATACATAAGCTTGTTAATGGTCGCTCTGTTTTTGGTGTTGATGATGAGGGAATTAAAGTACCTATTGGAAGCATTATTGTTGACGATGCTCATGCGTGTTTAGATACAGTTGATCAGCAATTTACGATGGAAATCCCTTCTACTTCTCGGCTATATGATGAGCTGCGTTCTATTTTTGACAGTGTACTAGAAAAGCAAAGTCATGCTAAATACCATGAGATTTTGAGTGGCGACTCTAGTGCATTCTTACAAGTGCCGTTCTGGAGTTGGCAAAAGCAACAAGCACTAGTAACACAGACACTTGTTAAATACAAAAGCGAGCGTGACATAGAGTTTTCATACCCGTTACTTAAGAATCATCTTCAGCTAGCAAACTGCGTATTTAGTGCAAGTAAAGTTGAGATATCTCCTCACTTTATTCCTATTTCAGTGATACCTGCATTGGGGCAAGCAACTCGTAAAATATTTATGACTGCAACACTTGCAGACGATAGCATTCTCTCTACTCACTTCGGCGTGAACCCTAGTAAACTATCTAATCCGATAACTCCAGACAGTGCTGGAGATGTCGGTGATCGCATGATCTTACTACCTCAAGTTATTAACCCTAAGATAACAGACGAAGATATCCAACAGTTATGCAAAAATGTTTCAAAAAAACATAATGTTGTAATTATAACGCCGTCGACATATCGAACTCAACAATGGGAAGGTTTAGCTGATCTCACATTGAACTCAAGTAATATTAGTGAAGGTGTTGCTCGTTTGAAAACTCAACACGTGGGTTTAGTGGTATTGAATAACCGATATGATGGTATTGATCTACCCCAAACAGCATGTAGGCTCTTAGTTATCGATGGTCTACCAGATGCAAGAAACTTGATTGATCGAGTCAAGCAGTCCTCACTGATGTCGAGTAACTATGACAATGTAGAAAAGATTCAGCGGATCGAACAAGGCATGGGGCGTGGTGTTCGTTCTAGTGATGACTACTGTGTGGTTTTGCTAGCAGGGAAGGGGCTGACAAGCACTATTTATACAGATAATGCTATTGATAACTTTTCACCAGCTACTCGTGCGCAAATGAACATATCGGAAAGTATAGCAGGGCAAGTAGCGGATAAACCAATTGCAGAGCTAGAACAGTTGATGGACTACTGTTTACTACAAGATCCACAGTGGGTTGGGTACAGTAAAGGGCAACTAGCTCAGTTGACTTATCGCGAGCGAACTGAAAGTAAATCAATTAAGCTCTCACTTTATGATGCTTATTTAGCTGCTACTCGCGGTGATGTAAATGGCGCATGTAGAATCATTGAAGCTACCGCGAATGCTTGTGACAATAACGCTTTAAAAGGATATCTAAAACAAGTATTGGCTGAATATACAAACATAAATGACGAAACCCAGGCTCAGCTGATACTTCTTAATGCAAATACTTATAATCAAAGACTTTTAAAACCATTGTCTGGACTTAGCTATACTAAAGTGAATGATTTAACCCAAGAGCAGGCAGAGCAATGCTCAAGTTATTTGAGTGGTAAGTTTTTGATAAAAAACAAGATGATTATTGCTGCAAATGCTGTTATTGACGACTTATATTTCAAACCTAAGTCAGCAAATAAATTTGAAGCTGCGATGGATAATTTAGCAAAAATGTTAGGTTTCAATAGTCAACGACCAGAACTAGCTTATAACAAAGGACCCGATAATCTTTGGTCTATTGGAAATCAGCAATATCTGGTTATTGAGTGTAAAAACGAAGCAACCTCAGACACTATTAATAAGAGCTACTGTAACCAGCTAAATGGTTCTTCTACTTGGTTTGAAAACCAGTATGACTTCACAAGTCAGCATACACCAATAATGGTTCACCCTTCAGTGAAATTTGAATACGCATCTTCACCTAAGCCGACAATTCGTATTATTAATGAACAAAAGTTGCAAGAACTTCGTCATAATACGCTTAGCTTTTTTGAATCTATCTCTACTAATAATGAGCTCAATAATGTCGATGCAATACGTGAGAAATTAGCAACGTACAAGCTTCGAGGACAAGATATAGAAGAGCACTATACAGTACCTTTTAAAGCATAACTACGGTGATTATTAAGGGAGCAATAGCTCCCCTTTTTGTGTTAGTAGTCAGCCATTTGAATCAAAAGAGGTAGGTAAATGGACTGAGCTTCACCAACGGCTTTCGATGACAAGTTTAGTGATTTGCCATACCTATTAATTAATTGCTAATGTTCTATTTCCAAAACACATTTCTGTCCAAATCCCAGTTTCAACTTTTAGTATTTGCCAGAAAAAGTCATATTACCCCCTAATCCCAACCTATCGCTTCACAACAAAAAACACCCCATTGATCAAATATCAATGGGGTGTTTTGTTTTGGCTTTTGTTAGTTATAGCTTGGCAATAGTTTCTTCTTTATTGCTTTTGGTTTTCCTACTTTGCTTTTCTGCTTGCTTGATGAGTTTCAGCAAGGTTTGAATATCGTAATCTTGCTGCTGAGGGCCGTATAAACTTGCCATCAATCCGTTGATCTCTGACTGGATACTGTGTTTGAGATCGTCGGTTATATTTGAATGCTGAGCTTGCCACTGAGCAAAAGCACTTTGAATTTTTGCCCCATCTTTGGATTTAACCGCCTCACTGAAGTTGTTTGATTGTGCTTTAATTGGCGTAGTTTCCTCAGTGGGTGTTTGAGGCTGTTTACGCTTTTGTTGTATCAATAATGCGAGTGTTATAAACCATAAAACCGCAAATAGGGCAGTCGTGTATGGCCAAAAACTTGCGTTAGTACTATTAGATTCTGGTGCGACTTGAGGCTCAGCTGTTTTATCACTTTTGGCTGTGTTAGTGGTATTTTCTGGCTGTACGTTTGGCGTTTGTGATGGTTGCGGTGCATTCTCATCGACTTTCGCTTTTAAAGTCACCCCATTTACTTTGGCGGTTTCTGCTTGGTTGGTTTTTGAGTTCCACCAAGGCACGCTCACCGATGGCAAGGTAATGTCGCCAGATTTTTTCGGCATGATCACTTGTTTCAATGTCATGACGGTATTGCCAGATTTATCCTGACCAAATTTCGGCTTTTCGCTGTAAACACGTACGGATTTTGGGTAGTCAATTTTAATATCAGGCAAGCTTTCTGCGCTCATGTCTTGTACGACTAGGGCGAGAATGCGGGTAATGGGTTGACCAACCGTGGCCTCTATCGCGGTTGATGAATCGAGCATGTTACCTTCACTGTCTTGCCAAGCTTGTTGCAATGTGAGCGATTGGGTTGGTAGCCATGCGCCTTGATACGAAGTGGGCTTTTCTTTCACGGTTAAGGTGATCGGGTCTGATTGCACATCGACCGGTACAATGCGTCGGGTACCGGTTGTGCGGCTGATACTAATCACCGAGGCTTGTAGACGAGTGGGGATCAACTTATGTGTTCCGGATTGTTCGGCGGTTACTCGGTAATCTTGCTCTACCACCGTCGTTTCAATGCCATTAATGATCTTTTGATATTGGTTAGGCTGGCCTATTGGGTCGATGCTTAAGCCATCACCAGAAGGTGGCGTGAGTTTGGTGTTTTGTAAACCACGTGGGTCGGTCTTCACTAATAAGCGAGAAGTGAACGTTGCCATCTCTTTTGGGTATAAAGTGGTTTTTGAAATGCTGTCGTCAAAACTAATTAAGTCACTTTGCTTTGGTGTGCTTGGATCGTTGCTGACATGCAAGGTGATAGGGTCGGTTTTGACCCCATTAATGTCAAAGCTTGGAATGATCACTTCGCCCGACTTATTGGTCGCTAGGCTGATGTTCCATTCACTTCTTAAGGTGACTTTGCCATTAATGCTGTAACGCGATGAGCCAAACTGCACCGAGCCTTGAGTGAAATCTTTATCTAGTGCACTTGGATCGAAATCTTCTCGATGAGCCGCTCCCATATACGCCACTTGTAGATTAAACACTTCATTGGTGCTTAAGCGGGTTTGTGAGACGGAAGCCGTCGCCTGTATATCATTGGCAAATGCACTATGACTTATCGTCAGTGACATTAAAACTGCGCTCAATAGTAGCAACTGTTTATGGTAAGCACGCTTTAGTTTTGAGGTACTTAGCTGAGACAATAGTTGAGAAAAGATTGAATACATTGTGTTTTCCATTCGTCGAATTACCATTGCTGACCGTTAGATTCTGGTTGCGGATTTTGTTGAGCTTCAAGCGCCATTTGAGCCTGTAGTAGACGCTTTGCATCATCAGGGATCTGCTCTAGTTTGTTGAGTGTTGGATCAACGGCGACCGTGTTACCCGCTGGGTTGTTTTTATCTTGTTTGCTTGCCGCCATCGCTTGCTGTTTTTGTTGCTCTTCTTTTTGTTTTGATTGCTCAGCTTGCTGTTTCGCTTGAGCTTGTTGCTGCTGTTGAGATTTTTCTTGGCTGTTTTGTTGTGAGCTATTTTGCTGCTCTTTGTTATGTCGGCCTTGCTCACTTTGCTCAGATTGATTCTGATTTTGTTGAGAATCTTTATTCTGGTTTTGAGCGGATTGGTTCTGGTTGTTTTGTGATTGTGAGTCTTGCGACTGATCACTTTTTGACTGATCGTTTTGCGACGACTTATCTTGAGAGTTATCGCCCTTCGATTGCTCGTTTTGTTTATCTTGCGATTGCTTGTCTTGTGATTGTTGATCTTTAGACTGCTGTTTTTGAGAGTCTTTGTC contains:
- a CDS encoding MFS transporter, producing MTDGLPNPQRLGAILTIAFGITMAVLDGAIANVALPTIASDLNASPAESIWVVNAYQIAIIISLLSMSFIGDLVGYRRVYQVGLGIFCCTSLFCALSTSLEMLTFARVLQGFGGAALMSVNTALIRLIYPKRFLGRGMGINSFIVAVSAAAGPTVAAAILAVASWKWLFLVNVPIGIIALILAFKFLPANQEKSAGQRFDIPSAIMNALTFGLLISAISGFSQGQSITLISAELVAVAVIGFFFVRRQLTLAVPLLPIDLLRIPIFSLSMCTSICSFCAQMLAMVSLPFFLQSVLGRTEVETGLLLTPWPLATMVMAPVAGYLIERFHAGLLGGIGMAIMATGLFALVMLPQNPADINIIWPMILCGAGFGLFQSPNNHTIISSAPRNRSGGASGMLGTARLFGQSTGAALVALMFNMFHDNGTHASLILAASFATIAAIVSSLRMTQPKASSD
- a CDS encoding phosphatase PAP2 family protein; translation: MSDEVFRLLKKARHVRLSTKLLQDQEVDVVTQYQVYLRLILIWLGLALLPSVLLLTDQQVFPWLDLSHWPATLLYYLTSTGTSPYAIVTVLVFWALSFKFMNKVHWQKMVLATLFGLTVSFTLNHGLKSHFEEPRPNFTWLSQQADSPIDLATFYQQKSKERRADVKAALHQYQDESNSQQLHTVPPMNVSKSLQHHWAHEVGYAFPSGHTIFAITLVLTASYFLLLSGATSLNIIVFLWGLGMGTSRILLGMHWPQDVLASTCLAAIISAFSIVIIEKLWVRFKAK
- a CDS encoding cytochrome b562, which produces MKKLIPFIALLLTANVYASGGDLKATMKEMKIEFNHAAKAQNIDEMKAPVEKLTALVNQAKQGTYSPEKQQLYLEGFNKLTTTLDSVETHLDAGEFEQAKEELRQVDDLRVEYHDKRNPSIWSKLFG
- a CDS encoding DEAD/DEAH box helicase, with amino-acid sequence MLDFSRLGGTNPVDSSYNPREIFQALPKVSGKFQYPRDVQSQVWTKWYERRDTNNLVIKMNTGGGKTSVGLLVLKSCLNEKKGPAVYVVPDNYLVDQVVLEAKELGIETTKNPHDPRYLSGNSILVINIHKLVNGRSVFGVDDEGIKVPIGSIIVDDAHACLDTVDQQFTMEIPSTSRLYDELRSIFDSVLEKQSHAKYHEILSGDSSAFLQVPFWSWQKQQALVTQTLVKYKSERDIEFSYPLLKNHLQLANCVFSASKVEISPHFIPISVIPALGQATRKIFMTATLADDSILSTHFGVNPSKLSNPITPDSAGDVGDRMILLPQVINPKITDEDIQQLCKNVSKKHNVVIITPSTYRTQQWEGLADLTLNSSNISEGVARLKTQHVGLVVLNNRYDGIDLPQTACRLLVIDGLPDARNLIDRVKQSSLMSSNYDNVEKIQRIEQGMGRGVRSSDDYCVVLLAGKGLTSTIYTDNAIDNFSPATRAQMNISESIAGQVADKPIAELEQLMDYCLLQDPQWVGYSKGQLAQLTYRERTESKSIKLSLYDAYLAATRGDVNGACRIIEATANACDNNALKGYLKQVLAEYTNINDETQAQLILLNANTYNQRLLKPLSGLSYTKVNDLTQEQAEQCSSYLSGKFLIKNKMIIAANAVIDDLYFKPKSANKFEAAMDNLAKMLGFNSQRPELAYNKGPDNLWSIGNQQYLVIECKNEATSDTINKSYCNQLNGSSTWFENQYDFTSQHTPIMVHPSVKFEYASSPKPTIRIINEQKLQELRHNTLSFFESISTNNELNNVDAIREKLATYKLRGQDIEEHYTVPFKA
- a CDS encoding BatD family protein, which produces MYSIFSQLLSQLSTSKLKRAYHKQLLLLSAVLMSLTISHSAFANDIQATASVSQTRLSTNEVFNLQVAYMGAAHREDFDPSALDKDFTQGSVQFGSSRYSINGKVTLRSEWNISLATNKSGEVIIPSFDINGVKTDPITLHVSNDPSTPKQSDLISFDDSISKTTLYPKEMATFTSRLLVKTDPRGLQNTKLTPPSGDGLSIDPIGQPNQYQKIINGIETTVVEQDYRVTAEQSGTHKLIPTRLQASVISISRTTGTRRIVPVDVQSDPITLTVKEKPTSYQGAWLPTQSLTLQQAWQDSEGNMLDSSTAIEATVGQPITRILALVVQDMSAESLPDIKIDYPKSVRVYSEKPKFGQDKSGNTVMTLKQVIMPKKSGDITLPSVSVPWWNSKTNQAETAKVNGVTLKAKVDENAPQPSQTPNVQPENTTNTAKSDKTAEPQVAPESNSTNASFWPYTTALFAVLWFITLALLIQQKRKQPQTPTEETTPIKAQSNNFSEAVKSKDGAKIQSAFAQWQAQHSNITDDLKHSIQSEINGLMASLYGPQQQDYDIQTLLKLIKQAEKQSRKTKSNKEETIAKL